The genomic window GCTGGCTACGCGGGAAAACATGGACCAGCCCGGGATCAAGGAACTTCTTTACCCTCCGATCGCCAGATATCTGAAAGAATGACCCCACGCCTGCGAATGGTGGGTGCGCACAAGAGCTTCGGGGCAACTCACGCGCTGAAAAACGTTTCGTTCGAGGTCGCGCCCGGTCAGGTCCACGCACTCATCGGGGAAAACGGAGCCGGCAAGAGTACGCTGATGAAAATCCTCAGCGGCGCCTGTCCGCCCGACGGCGGACGGATTGAACTCGACGGGCAGGTGTTTGTTCCCAGGGACCCTCTGCACGCCCGCCGCAACGGCATAGCGATGATCTATCAGGAGTTGAATCTCGCCCCACATCTCAGTGTCGCGGACAACATTTTACTCGGCGAAGAGCCCCATCGCGCCGGTTGGATGGACCGTTCGCGCCAGCGCGCCGTTGCCCGCAAGGTGTTGTCTGAACTCCATCATGAAAATATTTCCCCGGACGCGCCAATCAGCCGTCTGACCATTGCCGAACAGCAGATCGTCGAAATCGCGCGCGCCCTGACCGGTTCCCCAAAGGTCCTGATCATGGACGAACCCACCAGCAGCCTGACGCAGGCGGACACGTTGAATCTGTTTGACGCGATTGATCGTTTGCGCCAGCGCGGGGTGAGCATCATTTACATCAGCCATTTTCTCGAGGAATGTCAGCGGATTGCGGATTGCTACACCGTTCTGCGCGACGGCGAGAGCGTCGGCAGCGGCGACATGGCTCGGGCCAGCTTGAGTGCCATAATCCGACTCATGGTGGGCAGGGAGGTCAAAGATATTTACCCGCGTCATCCGCACCGGTTCGGCGAATCCGTGCTCGAGTTTCGCGCGTTGCGCGGAGCGACAAAGCCACGTTCCGTCGATCTTGCGTTGCGGGAGGGCGAAATCCTCGGCATTGCCGGCTTGATCGGCGCAGGCCGCACCGAGACCCTCCGTGCGTGCTTCGGGCTGGACCGCGTCGAGTCCGGTGAAATTTTCGTCTATTCCCGCGAAAGCACGCATCGCTCTCCGGCCCGGCGGCTTGGCCAGCAGATCGGTCTCCTGAGCGAAAACAGGAAAGAGGAGGGACTTTTGCTCAACAGAACCCTTGCCGACAACCTTACACTCACGCGATTTCGCCCGGTCTCCCGATGGAGCCTCGTCAGTGGGCGCCGTCAGCGGCAATGCGCCATGGAATGGATGGAACGATTGGACGTGCGCGCCAACAGCCCCGACCAAATGGTCGGCGAATTGTCGGGCGGCAATCAACAAAAGGTCGCCATCTGCCGTTTGCTGCACCATAACGCCACGATATTCCTGCTTGACGAGCCAACGCGCGGGATCGACGTCGGCAGCAAGGTGCAAATCTACAAACTTCTCGACGAACTCGCCGCACAGGGCAAGGCAAT from Candidatus Angelobacter sp. includes these protein-coding regions:
- a CDS encoding sugar ABC transporter ATP-binding protein, yielding MTPRLRMVGAHKSFGATHALKNVSFEVAPGQVHALIGENGAGKSTLMKILSGACPPDGGRIELDGQVFVPRDPLHARRNGIAMIYQELNLAPHLSVADNILLGEEPHRAGWMDRSRQRAVARKVLSELHHENISPDAPISRLTIAEQQIVEIARALTGSPKVLIMDEPTSSLTQADTLNLFDAIDRLRQRGVSIIYISHFLEECQRIADCYTVLRDGESVGSGDMARASLSAIIRLMVGREVKDIYPRHPHRFGESVLEFRALRGATKPRSVDLALREGEILGIAGLIGAGRTETLRACFGLDRVESGEIFVYSRESTHRSPARRLGQQIGLLSENRKEEGLLLNRTLADNLTLTRFRPVSRWSLVSGRRQRQCAMEWMERLDVRANSPDQMVGELSGGNQQKVAICRLLHHNATIFLLDEPTRGIDVGSKVQIYKLLDELAAQGKAIIFVSSYLPELLGVCDTIGVMCRGVLSAVRPVTDWNEHTLMAAATGQSGPPTF